Proteins encoded together in one Diceros bicornis minor isolate mBicDic1 chromosome 18, mDicBic1.mat.cur, whole genome shotgun sequence window:
- the PNMT gene encoding phenylethanolamine N-methyltransferase isoform X2 → MSAADRSHAAGAVPDSDPGRAAVASAYQRFEPRAYLRNNYAPPRGDLSNPDSVGLWKLRCLAQTFATGPTIYQLLSACAHFEDITMTDFLEVNRQELGLWLREEPGAFDWSMYSQHVCLIEGKGESWQEKERQLRARVKRVLPIDVHQPQPLGAGSLAPLPADALVSAFCLEAVSPDLASFQRALDHITMLLRPGGHFLLIGALEESWYLAGEARLAVVPVCEEEVREALEHSGYEVRDLRTYIMPARLQTGVDDVKGIFFTWAQKKVGV, encoded by the exons ATGAGCGCGGCAGATCGGAGTCACGCTGCGGGCGCGGTCCCCGACTCGGACCCGGGCCGGGCAGCGGTGGCCTCTGCCTACCAGCGCTTCGAGCCCCGCGCCTACCTCCGCAACAACTACGCGCCCCCTCGGGGGGACCTGAGCAACCCGGACAGCGTCGGGCTTTGGAAGCTGCGCTGCTTGGCGCAGACCTTCGCCACTG GTCCCACCATATACCAGCTGCTCAGCGCCTGCGCCCACTTTGAGGACATCACCATGACAGATTTCCTGGAGGTGAACCGCCAGGAACTGGGGCTCTGGCTGCGGGAAGAGCCCGGGGCCTTTGACTGGAGCATGTACAGCCAGCACGTCTGCCTCATTGAGGGCAAGGG TGAGTCCTGGCAGGAGAAGGAGCGCCAGCTGCGAGCCAGGGTGAAGAGGGTCCTTCCCATTGATGTGCACCAGCCCCAGCCCTTGGGTGCTGGGAGCCTAGCGCCTCTACCTGCTGATGCCCTGGTCTCTGCCTTCTGCCTGGAGGCTGTGAGCCCAGACCTCGCCAGCTTCCAGCGGGCCCTGGACCACATCACTATGCTACTGAGGCCTGGGGGGCACTTCCTCCTCATCGGGGCCCTGGAGGAGTCGTGGTACCTGGCTGGGGAGGCCAGGCTGGCGGTGGTGCCAGTGtgtgaggaggaggtgagggaggccctggagcacagtggcTATGAGGTGCGGGACTTGCGCACCTACATCATGCCTGCCCGCCTGCAGACAGGTGTAGACGATGTCAAGGGCATCTTCTTCACCTGGGCCCAAAAGAAGGTGGGGGTGTGA
- the TCAP gene encoding telethonin, with the protein MATSELSCQVSEENCERREAFWAEWKDLTLSTRPEEGCSLHEEDTQRHETYHRQGQCQALVQCSPWLVMRMGILGRGLQEYQLPYQRVLPLPIFTPTKVGTKEEREDTPLQLQELLAMETALGGQCVDRQDVAEITKQLPPVVPVSKPGALHRSLSRSMSQEAQRG; encoded by the exons ATGGCCACCTCAGAGCTGAGCTGCCAGGTGTCCGAGGAGAACTGCGAGCGCAGAGAGGCCTTCTGGGCTGAATGGAAGGATCTGACACTGTCCACACGGCCTGAGGAGGG tTGCTCCTTGCATGAGGAGGATACCCAGCGGCATGAGACCTACCACCGGCAGGggcagtgccaggcactggtgcAGTGTTCCCCGTGGTTGGTGATGCGTATGGGCATCCTCGGCCGCGGGCTGCAAGAGTACCAGCTGCCCTACCAGCGGGTGCTGCCACTGCCCATCTTCACCCCCACCAAGGTGGGCACCAAGGAGGAGCGCGAGGATACTCCCCTCCAACTGCAGGAGCTGCTGGCAATGGAGACAGCCTTGGGTGGCCAGTGTGTGGACCGCCAGGATGTGGCCGAGATCACCAAGCAGCTGCCCCCTGTGGTGCCTGTCAGCAAGCCCGGCGCCCTTCATCGCTCCCTGTCCCGCTCCATGtcccaggaagcacagagaggctga
- the PNMT gene encoding phenylethanolamine N-methyltransferase isoform X1 has product MSAADRSHAAGAVPDSDPGRAAVASAYQRFEPRAYLRNNYAPPRGDLSNPDSVGLWKLRCLAQTFATGEVSGRTLIDIGSGPTIYQLLSACAHFEDITMTDFLEVNRQELGLWLREEPGAFDWSMYSQHVCLIEGKGESWQEKERQLRARVKRVLPIDVHQPQPLGAGSLAPLPADALVSAFCLEAVSPDLASFQRALDHITMLLRPGGHFLLIGALEESWYLAGEARLAVVPVCEEEVREALEHSGYEVRDLRTYIMPARLQTGVDDVKGIFFTWAQKKVGV; this is encoded by the exons ATGAGCGCGGCAGATCGGAGTCACGCTGCGGGCGCGGTCCCCGACTCGGACCCGGGCCGGGCAGCGGTGGCCTCTGCCTACCAGCGCTTCGAGCCCCGCGCCTACCTCCGCAACAACTACGCGCCCCCTCGGGGGGACCTGAGCAACCCGGACAGCGTCGGGCTTTGGAAGCTGCGCTGCTTGGCGCAGACCTTCGCCACTG GTGAGGTGTCTGGACGCACCCTCATTGACATTGGTTCAGGTCCCACCATATACCAGCTGCTCAGCGCCTGCGCCCACTTTGAGGACATCACCATGACAGATTTCCTGGAGGTGAACCGCCAGGAACTGGGGCTCTGGCTGCGGGAAGAGCCCGGGGCCTTTGACTGGAGCATGTACAGCCAGCACGTCTGCCTCATTGAGGGCAAGGG TGAGTCCTGGCAGGAGAAGGAGCGCCAGCTGCGAGCCAGGGTGAAGAGGGTCCTTCCCATTGATGTGCACCAGCCCCAGCCCTTGGGTGCTGGGAGCCTAGCGCCTCTACCTGCTGATGCCCTGGTCTCTGCCTTCTGCCTGGAGGCTGTGAGCCCAGACCTCGCCAGCTTCCAGCGGGCCCTGGACCACATCACTATGCTACTGAGGCCTGGGGGGCACTTCCTCCTCATCGGGGCCCTGGAGGAGTCGTGGTACCTGGCTGGGGAGGCCAGGCTGGCGGTGGTGCCAGTGtgtgaggaggaggtgagggaggccctggagcacagtggcTATGAGGTGCGGGACTTGCGCACCTACATCATGCCTGCCCGCCTGCAGACAGGTGTAGACGATGTCAAGGGCATCTTCTTCACCTGGGCCCAAAAGAAGGTGGGGGTGTGA
- the STARD3 gene encoding stAR-related lipid transfer protein 3 isoform X1, with the protein MNKPSREPAGNLECSLPAVASLGLSLSGSQSLSTHLLPPPPEKRRAISDVRRTFCLFVTFDLLFISLLWIIELNTNTGIRKNLEQEIIHYNFKTSFFDIFVLAFFRFSGLLLGYAVLRLRHWWVIAVTTLVSSAFLIVKVILSELLSKGAFGYLLPIVSFVLAWLETWFLDFKVLPQEAEEERWYLAAQAAVARGPLLFSGALSEGQFYSPPESFAGSDDESEDEVVRKKSFSAQEREYIRQGKEATAVVDQILAQEENWKFEKNNEYGDTVYTIEIPFHGKTFILKTFLPCPAELVYQEVILQPERMVLWNKTVTACQILQRVEDNTLVSYDVSAGAAGGVVSPRDFVNVRRIERRRDRYLSSGIATTHCTKPPTHKYVRGENGPGGFIVLKSASNPRVCTFIWILNTDLKGRLPRYLIHQSLAATMFEFAFHLRQRIGELGVRA; encoded by the exons ATGAACAAACCATCCAGGGAGCCTGCCGGCAACTTGGAGTGCAGCCTGCCAGCCGTGGCCTCCCTTGGCTTGTCACTGTCTGGCAGCCAGAGCCTCTCAACGCACCTCCTCCCGCCACCTCCTGAGAAGCGGCGGGCCATCTCTGATGTCCGCCGCACCTTCTGTCTCTTTGTCACCTTCGACCTGCTCTTCATCTCCCTGCTCTGGATCATTGAGCTGAAC ACCAACACAGGTATCCGGAAGAACCTGGAGCAGGAGATCATCCACTACAACTTTAAAACTTCCTTCTTTGACATCTTT GTGCTGGCCTTCTTCCGCTTCTCGGGGCTGCTCCTGGGCTACGCTGTGCTGCGGCTCCGGCACTGGTGGGTGATTGCG GTTACCACGCTGGTGTCCAGTGCATTCCTCATTGTCAAGGTCATTCTCTCTGAG CTGCTCAGCAAAGGGGCATTCGGCTACCTGCTCCCCATCGTCTCCTTTGTCCTTGCCTGGTTGGAGACCTGGTTCCTTGACTTCAAAGTCCTACCCCAGGAGGCCGAAGAGGAGCGAT GGTATCTTGCTGCCCAGGCTGCTGTCGCCCGCGGACCCCTACTCTTCTCCGGTGCTCTGTCCGAGGGCCAGTTCTATTCACCTCCAGAATCCTTTGCAG GGTCTGATGATGAATCAGAGGATGAAGTTGTCAGGAAGAAAAGCTTCTCTGCCCAG GAACGGGAATACATCCGCCAGGGGAAGGAGGCCACAGCAGTGGTGGACCAGATCTTGGCCCAGGAGGAGAACTGGAAGTTCGAGAAGAATAAT GAATATGGGGACACTGTGTACACCATCGAGATTCCCTTTCATGGCAAGACATTCATCCTGAAG actTTCCTGCCCTGCCCTGCGGAGCTGGTGTACCAGGAGGTGATCCTGCAGCCCGAGAGGATGGTGCTGTGGAACAAGACAGTGACTGCCTGCCAG ATCCTACAGCGAGTAGAAGACAACACCCTTGTCTCCTACGATGTGTCTGCGGGGGCCGCGGGCGGTGTGGTCTCCCCAAG ggacTTTGTGAATGTCCGACGCATCGAGCGGCGCAGAGACCGATACCTGTCATCAGGCATCGCCACCACCCACTGCACCAAGCCCCCAACACACAAATATGTCAG GGGAGAGAATGGTCCTGGGGGCTTCATCGTGCTCAAGTCGGCCAGTAACCCCCGAGTCTGCACCTTCATCTGGATCCTTAATACAGATCTCAAG GGCCGCCTGCCCCGGTACCTCATCCACCAGAGCCTTGCAGCCACCATGTTTGAATTTGCCTTCCACCTGCGGCAGCGGATCGGAGAGCTGGGGGTCCGGGCATAA
- the PPP1R1B gene encoding protein phosphatase 1 regulatory subunit 1B isoform X2, whose translation MLFRLSEHSSPEEEASPHQRASGEGHHLKSKRPNPCAYTPPSLKAVQRIAESHLQSISNLGENQASEEEDELGELRELGYPREEEEEEDDDEEEEEEEDSQAEVLRSSRGSAGQKTTFGQGLEGPWERPPPLDEPQRDGSSEDQVEDSTLSEPGEEPQRPAHPEPGT comes from the exons ATGCTGTTCCGGCTCTCAGAGCACTCCTCACCAG AGGAGGAGGCCTCCCCGCACCAG AGAGCCTCAGGAGAGGGACACCACCTCAAGTCGAAGAGACCCAATCCCTGTGCCTACACGCCCCCCTCGCTGAAAG CCGTGCAGCGCATTGCCGAGTCTCACCTGCAGTCCATCAGCAACCTGGGTGAGAATCAGGCctcggaggaggaggatgagctggGGGAGCTGCGGGAGCTGGGCTAcccaagagaggaagaggaggaggaggacgatgatgaagaggaggaggaggaggaggacagccaGGCTGAAGTCCTGAGGAGCAGCAGGGGGTCTG CTGGGCAGAAGACAACTTTTGGCCAGGGTCTGGAGGGGCCCTGGGAGCGCCCACCCCCTCTGGATGAGCCCCAGAGAGATGGAAGCTCCGAGGACCAAGTGGAAGACTCCACACTAAGTG AGCCAGGAGAGGAGCCACAGCGCCCTGCCCACCCTGAGCCTGGCACATAG
- the STARD3 gene encoding stAR-related lipid transfer protein 3 isoform X3, protein MNKPSREPAGNLECSLPAVASLGLSLSGSQSLSTHLLPPPPEKRRAISDVRRTFCLFVTFDLLFISLLWIIELNTNTGIRKNLEQEIIHYNFKTSFFDIFVLAFFRFSGLLLGYAVLRLRHWLPRWCPVHSSLSRSFSLSCSAKGHSATCSPSSPLSLPGWRPGSLTSKSYPRRPKRSDSAPSGYLAAQAAVARGPLLFSGALSEGQFYSPPESFAGSDDESEDEVVRKKSFSAQEREYIRQGKEATAVVDQILAQEENWKFEKNNEYGDTVYTIEIPFHGKTFILKTFLPCPAELVYQEVILQPERMVLWNKTVTACQILQRVEDNTLVSYDVSAGAAGGVVSPRDFVNVRRIERRRDRYLSSGIATTHCTKPPTHKYVRGENGPGGFIVLKSASNPRVCTFIWILNTDLKGRLPRYLIHQSLAATMFEFAFHLRQRIGELGVRA, encoded by the exons ATGAACAAACCATCCAGGGAGCCTGCCGGCAACTTGGAGTGCAGCCTGCCAGCCGTGGCCTCCCTTGGCTTGTCACTGTCTGGCAGCCAGAGCCTCTCAACGCACCTCCTCCCGCCACCTCCTGAGAAGCGGCGGGCCATCTCTGATGTCCGCCGCACCTTCTGTCTCTTTGTCACCTTCGACCTGCTCTTCATCTCCCTGCTCTGGATCATTGAGCTGAAC ACCAACACAGGTATCCGGAAGAACCTGGAGCAGGAGATCATCCACTACAACTTTAAAACTTCCTTCTTTGACATCTTT GTGCTGGCCTTCTTCCGCTTCTCGGGGCTGCTCCTGGGCTACGCTGTGCTGCGGCTCCGGCACTG GTTACCACGCTGGTGTCCAGTGCATTCCTCATTGTCAAGGTCATTCTCTCTGAG CTGCTCAGCAAAGGGGCATTCGGCTACCTGCTCCCCATCGTCTCCTTTGTCCTTGCCTGGTTGGAGACCTGGTTCCTTGACTTCAAAGTCCTACCCCAGGAGGCCGAAGAGGAGCGAT TCTGCTCCCTCAGGGTATCTTGCTGCCCAGGCTGCTGTCGCCCGCGGACCCCTACTCTTCTCCGGTGCTCTGTCCGAGGGCCAGTTCTATTCACCTCCAGAATCCTTTGCAG GGTCTGATGATGAATCAGAGGATGAAGTTGTCAGGAAGAAAAGCTTCTCTGCCCAG GAACGGGAATACATCCGCCAGGGGAAGGAGGCCACAGCAGTGGTGGACCAGATCTTGGCCCAGGAGGAGAACTGGAAGTTCGAGAAGAATAAT GAATATGGGGACACTGTGTACACCATCGAGATTCCCTTTCATGGCAAGACATTCATCCTGAAG actTTCCTGCCCTGCCCTGCGGAGCTGGTGTACCAGGAGGTGATCCTGCAGCCCGAGAGGATGGTGCTGTGGAACAAGACAGTGACTGCCTGCCAG ATCCTACAGCGAGTAGAAGACAACACCCTTGTCTCCTACGATGTGTCTGCGGGGGCCGCGGGCGGTGTGGTCTCCCCAAG ggacTTTGTGAATGTCCGACGCATCGAGCGGCGCAGAGACCGATACCTGTCATCAGGCATCGCCACCACCCACTGCACCAAGCCCCCAACACACAAATATGTCAG GGGAGAGAATGGTCCTGGGGGCTTCATCGTGCTCAAGTCGGCCAGTAACCCCCGAGTCTGCACCTTCATCTGGATCCTTAATACAGATCTCAAG GGCCGCCTGCCCCGGTACCTCATCCACCAGAGCCTTGCAGCCACCATGTTTGAATTTGCCTTCCACCTGCGGCAGCGGATCGGAGAGCTGGGGGTCCGGGCATAA
- the STARD3 gene encoding stAR-related lipid transfer protein 3 isoform X2: protein MNKPSREPAGNLECSLPAVASLGLSLSGSQSLSTHLLPPPPEKRRAISDVRRTFCLFVTFDLLFISLLWIIELNTNTGIRKNLEQEIIHYNFKTSFFDIFVLAFFRFSGLLLGYAVLRLRHWWVIAVTTLVSSAFLIVKVILSELLSKGAFGYLLPIVSFVLAWLETWFLDFKVLPQEAEEERWYLAAQAAVARGPLLFSGALSEGQFYSPPESFAGSDDESEDEVVRKKSFSAQEREYIRQGKEATAVVDQILAQEENWKFEKNNEYGDTVYTIEIPFHGKTFILKTFLPCPAELVYQEVILQPERMVLWNKTVTACQILQRVEDNTLVSYDVSAGAAGGVVSPRDFVNVRRIERRRDRYLSSGIATTHCTKPPTHKYVRGENGPGGFIVLKSASNPRVCTFIWILNTDLKE from the exons ATGAACAAACCATCCAGGGAGCCTGCCGGCAACTTGGAGTGCAGCCTGCCAGCCGTGGCCTCCCTTGGCTTGTCACTGTCTGGCAGCCAGAGCCTCTCAACGCACCTCCTCCCGCCACCTCCTGAGAAGCGGCGGGCCATCTCTGATGTCCGCCGCACCTTCTGTCTCTTTGTCACCTTCGACCTGCTCTTCATCTCCCTGCTCTGGATCATTGAGCTGAAC ACCAACACAGGTATCCGGAAGAACCTGGAGCAGGAGATCATCCACTACAACTTTAAAACTTCCTTCTTTGACATCTTT GTGCTGGCCTTCTTCCGCTTCTCGGGGCTGCTCCTGGGCTACGCTGTGCTGCGGCTCCGGCACTGGTGGGTGATTGCG GTTACCACGCTGGTGTCCAGTGCATTCCTCATTGTCAAGGTCATTCTCTCTGAG CTGCTCAGCAAAGGGGCATTCGGCTACCTGCTCCCCATCGTCTCCTTTGTCCTTGCCTGGTTGGAGACCTGGTTCCTTGACTTCAAAGTCCTACCCCAGGAGGCCGAAGAGGAGCGAT GGTATCTTGCTGCCCAGGCTGCTGTCGCCCGCGGACCCCTACTCTTCTCCGGTGCTCTGTCCGAGGGCCAGTTCTATTCACCTCCAGAATCCTTTGCAG GGTCTGATGATGAATCAGAGGATGAAGTTGTCAGGAAGAAAAGCTTCTCTGCCCAG GAACGGGAATACATCCGCCAGGGGAAGGAGGCCACAGCAGTGGTGGACCAGATCTTGGCCCAGGAGGAGAACTGGAAGTTCGAGAAGAATAAT GAATATGGGGACACTGTGTACACCATCGAGATTCCCTTTCATGGCAAGACATTCATCCTGAAG actTTCCTGCCCTGCCCTGCGGAGCTGGTGTACCAGGAGGTGATCCTGCAGCCCGAGAGGATGGTGCTGTGGAACAAGACAGTGACTGCCTGCCAG ATCCTACAGCGAGTAGAAGACAACACCCTTGTCTCCTACGATGTGTCTGCGGGGGCCGCGGGCGGTGTGGTCTCCCCAAG ggacTTTGTGAATGTCCGACGCATCGAGCGGCGCAGAGACCGATACCTGTCATCAGGCATCGCCACCACCCACTGCACCAAGCCCCCAACACACAAATATGTCAG GGGAGAGAATGGTCCTGGGGGCTTCATCGTGCTCAAGTCGGCCAGTAACCCCCGAGTCTGCACCTTCATCTGGATCCTTAATACAGATCTCAAG GAGTGA